A single region of the Pseudomonas sp. VD-NE ins genome encodes:
- a CDS encoding sensor histidine kinase, with protein sequence MYASLKSITTWPPSRENARRFTLILCVAATLGSLLTYGFSTHLSLGLLLLNIAATACVWVQYRLSRKSIKFQPQELADRLLEVQENERHRLSRELHDDIGQLLTAAKLQSEWLKRRMPDDLHEQCTALCDTLEETLDKVRDVSAILNPRQLTSLGLEASLRAHLLKTLTNTSVHWSLDCQQRLNGIPEEMAVAAFRITQEAVTNTLRHAQAKNLVIRVQRLPKGLTLLISDDGLGFAPAANPGREGQRGMAGMAERIEQLGGTLNVISEPGKGTQIEALFPWAPRALERASTNKVMR encoded by the coding sequence ATGTACGCCAGCCTCAAGTCAATCACTACATGGCCACCCTCCCGGGAAAATGCACGCCGGTTCACACTCATACTGTGTGTCGCAGCAACGCTCGGCAGCCTGCTGACCTACGGTTTTTCGACACACCTTAGCCTGGGCTTGCTGCTGCTCAATATCGCCGCTACTGCGTGTGTCTGGGTGCAATATCGACTGTCACGCAAATCCATCAAATTTCAGCCACAGGAACTCGCTGACCGCTTGCTGGAAGTCCAGGAAAACGAACGCCATCGCCTCAGCCGCGAACTGCATGACGATATCGGCCAGTTGCTGACCGCCGCCAAATTGCAGAGCGAGTGGCTCAAGCGCCGCATGCCGGATGACTTGCACGAGCAATGCACGGCGTTGTGCGACACCCTGGAAGAAACCCTCGACAAGGTGCGCGACGTTTCGGCCATTCTCAATCCACGCCAGTTGACCAGCCTGGGGCTTGAAGCCAGCCTGCGCGCGCATCTGCTCAAGACATTGACCAACACCAGTGTGCACTGGAGCCTTGATTGCCAGCAGCGCCTCAACGGTATCCCGGAAGAAATGGCGGTCGCCGCCTTCCGTATTACCCAGGAGGCGGTGACCAATACCCTGCGTCACGCGCAGGCGAAAAATCTGGTGATACGCGTGCAACGTCTGCCAAAAGGGCTGACGCTGCTGATCAGCGATGACGGTCTGGGTTTCGCCCCGGCTGCCAATCCCGGTCGCGAAGGACAACGAGGCATGGCCGGAATGGCCGAACGAATCGAGCAACTGGGCGGCACTCTGAACGTCATCAGCGAGCCGGGCAAAGGCACTCAAATCGAAGCACTCTTCCCCTGGGCGCCTCGCGCACTCGAGCGGGCCAGTACGAATAAGGTTATGCGTTGA
- the yegS gene encoding lipid kinase YegS: MSERRALLILHGKQALNEAVRTAVEDKRKQGWELAVRLTWEAGDAQRWVEQALADGYTKIIAGGGDGTLRDIAEALAAHPGKASLVLLPLGTANDFSRAAGVPLEPAEALELLDVPPRAIDLGEVGGQIFLNMATGGFGSQVTANTSEDLKKVLGGAAYLFTGLSRFSELHAAYGELQGPDFHWRGELLALGIGNGRQAGGGHVLCPEALADDGLLDISILPAPQELVGTLKTLLSDGFGIDNMFVRTRLPWVEIKVAEGLCINLDGEPLEGDSMRFEARPAALRVHLPEHSPLLSRAGSVSRPG, from the coding sequence ATGAGTGAACGCCGGGCGCTGTTGATTCTGCATGGCAAGCAGGCACTCAACGAGGCGGTACGCACCGCCGTCGAGGACAAGCGCAAGCAAGGCTGGGAGCTGGCCGTGCGTCTGACGTGGGAGGCAGGGGATGCTCAGCGTTGGGTGGAGCAAGCCTTGGCGGACGGCTACACAAAGATTATCGCCGGCGGTGGAGATGGCACGTTGCGCGACATCGCCGAAGCACTCGCGGCGCATCCGGGCAAAGCCAGTCTGGTCCTTTTGCCTTTGGGCACTGCCAACGATTTTTCCCGCGCAGCCGGCGTGCCATTGGAGCCTGCCGAAGCCCTTGAGCTGCTCGATGTACCGCCGCGCGCTATTGATCTGGGTGAAGTGGGCGGGCAGATTTTCCTCAATATGGCCACCGGTGGTTTCGGCAGCCAGGTCACGGCCAATACGTCCGAGGATCTGAAAAAAGTACTCGGCGGTGCAGCCTATCTGTTCACTGGCCTGTCTCGGTTCAGCGAGCTGCATGCTGCTTATGGCGAACTTCAGGGGCCGGATTTTCACTGGCGTGGTGAGCTGTTGGCATTGGGCATCGGCAACGGTCGTCAGGCCGGCGGTGGGCACGTATTGTGCCCGGAGGCGCTGGCCGATGACGGGTTGCTTGATATCAGCATCCTGCCGGCGCCACAGGAGTTGGTGGGCACGTTGAAGACGCTGCTCAGTGATGGTTTCGGGATCGATAACATGTTTGTTCGAACCCGTTTGCCATGGGTCGAAATCAAGGTGGCCGAAGGACTTTGCATCAACCTTGATGGCGAGCCGCTGGAAGGTGACAGTATGCGATTTGAAGCGCGTCCGGCGGCGTTGCGTGTGCATTTGCCGGAGCACTCTCCATTGTTGAGTCGCGCCGGATCGGTCAGTCGTCCAGGCTGA
- the glp gene encoding gephyrin-like molybdotransferase Glp — MNPVGKPGKTGALMPVEVALTRLLEMAEASPIVEHEYLPLAQVQGRVLSEDLISTLDLPPWPNSAMDGYALNLADWTGEPMPVSQKVFAGQSPEPLKPRTCARIFTGAPVPAGADCVEMQENAEVQADEQVRFLEPMKAGQNIRPQGQETTVGELILPAGTRLGPIEQGLAASLGCAGLKVVRKVRVAVISTGDELVEPGQALGPGQIYNSNRVLLCSWLQRLGCEVIDAGILPDDLATTRTRLAELQDVDLILSTGGVSVGEADFLGVALREEGELALWKLAIKPGKPLTFGHFRRVPVIGLPGNPASTLVTFALLTRPYLLRRQGVRDVEPLKFTVPAGFDWPVPGNRREYLRGRLEQGRATIYRNQSSGVLRSAAWADGLVEVLEGRTLNEGDQVVFIPLSDLLG; from the coding sequence GTGAATCCCGTGGGTAAGCCGGGCAAGACCGGGGCACTGATGCCGGTCGAGGTGGCGTTGACGCGCCTGCTCGAAATGGCTGAAGCCTCGCCCATTGTCGAGCATGAATATTTGCCTCTGGCTCAGGTTCAGGGGCGGGTACTGAGCGAAGACCTGATTTCGACGCTGGATCTGCCGCCGTGGCCGAACAGTGCCATGGACGGTTATGCGCTGAATCTGGCCGACTGGACGGGCGAACCGATGCCGGTCAGTCAGAAGGTGTTTGCCGGGCAATCCCCCGAACCGCTGAAGCCGCGTACCTGTGCACGGATTTTCACCGGGGCTCCGGTGCCGGCGGGTGCTGATTGCGTGGAAATGCAGGAAAACGCTGAGGTACAAGCCGATGAACAGGTGCGTTTCCTCGAACCGATGAAGGCGGGGCAGAACATCCGTCCGCAAGGCCAGGAAACCACTGTCGGTGAGCTGATCCTGCCCGCCGGCACCCGCTTGGGTCCGATAGAGCAGGGGCTGGCCGCATCGTTGGGTTGTGCCGGGTTGAAGGTCGTGCGCAAGGTTCGAGTCGCGGTGATTTCCACCGGCGATGAATTGGTCGAACCGGGCCAGGCACTGGGGCCCGGTCAGATATACAACAGCAATCGGGTGTTGCTGTGCAGTTGGCTGCAACGACTGGGCTGTGAAGTGATCGATGCCGGTATTCTTCCGGATGATCTGGCCACTACCCGTACCCGTCTGGCGGAGTTGCAGGATGTTGACCTGATTCTTTCCACGGGGGGGGTGTCGGTAGGTGAGGCGGATTTTCTCGGTGTCGCCTTGCGCGAGGAGGGCGAGCTTGCCCTTTGGAAACTGGCGATCAAGCCTGGAAAACCGCTGACGTTCGGCCATTTCCGCCGCGTGCCGGTCATTGGCTTGCCAGGAAATCCGGCGTCGACATTGGTGACCTTTGCGCTGCTCACTCGACCCTACCTGTTACGCCGTCAGGGCGTGCGGGATGTCGAGCCGCTGAAGTTCACCGTGCCGGCAGGTTTTGACTGGCCGGTGCCAGGCAATCGTCGTGAGTACTTGCGAGGCCGTCTCGAGCAAGGACGGGCGACTATTTACCGCAACCAGAGTTCGGGCGTGCTGCGTAGCGCGGCGTGGGCAGATGGATTGGTCGAAGTGCTGGAAGGTCGCACGCTGAACGAAGGAGACCAAGTGGTCTTCATTCCGCTGAGTGACCTGCTGGGCTGA
- a CDS encoding response regulator transcription factor — translation MTCNLLLVDDHSLIRAGVRALVLDIPGYAVIGEANDGSQLLEMVEQLSPDIVLLDISMKETGGLEALQRLKRVRPQSKVLILSMHTDPALIMQALESGAHGYLLKDTTATELEHALEALRNNERYLSPAIAHTVINQALTRNQKQQPEIADSHNLTARQLEILRLIVRGKSTREIANGLGLSIKTVETHRSQIMKRLQIYDVAGLVLFAVREQIISLDD, via the coding sequence TTGACTTGCAACTTACTTCTGGTGGATGACCACTCGCTGATCAGGGCCGGCGTGCGCGCTCTTGTGCTGGATATTCCCGGTTACGCGGTGATTGGCGAGGCCAATGACGGTTCGCAGCTGCTCGAAATGGTCGAGCAACTGAGTCCGGATATCGTGTTGCTGGATATCTCCATGAAAGAAACCGGTGGCCTGGAGGCCCTGCAACGGCTCAAGCGAGTGCGCCCGCAGAGCAAGGTGCTGATCCTGTCGATGCACACCGATCCGGCGCTGATCATGCAGGCACTCGAGTCCGGCGCCCACGGCTACCTGCTCAAGGATACGACGGCCACCGAGCTCGAACATGCACTGGAAGCCTTGCGCAACAACGAGCGCTACCTGAGCCCGGCCATCGCTCATACCGTGATCAATCAGGCCCTGACCCGGAATCAGAAGCAGCAGCCGGAAATCGCCGACTCGCACAATCTGACCGCCCGACAACTGGAAATCCTGCGCTTGATCGTGCGGGGCAAATCCACCCGGGAAATCGCCAATGGCCTGGGGTTGAGCATCAAGACTGTCGAGACCCACCGCTCACAGATCATGAAGCGCCTGCAAATCTACGACGTGGCAGGCCTGGTGCTGTTCGCTGTACGCGAACAGATCATCAGCCTGGACGACTGA